In Vulpes lagopus strain Blue_001 chromosome 1, ASM1834538v1, whole genome shotgun sequence, a genomic segment contains:
- the NOTCH4 gene encoding neurogenic locus notch homolog protein 4 isoform X3 has product MQPPSLLLLLLCHSVVKTRVLPCGDSPEPCANGGTCLSLSQGQGTCQCAPGFLGETCQFPDPCQDAQLCQNGGSCQALLPALPGSPGLPSPLAPSFSCTCPSGFTGQRCQALLKDPCSSFCSKMGRCHIQASGRPQCSCLPGWTGLTGLGCEVNPDDCAGHECQNGGTCQDGLSTYTCRCPEAWTGWDCSEDVDECETQGPLHCRNGGTCQNSAGSFHCVCVSGWGGTGCEENLDDCAAATCAPGSTCIDRVGSFSCLCPPGRTGLLCHMEDMCLSQPCHGEAQCSTNPLTGSTLCLCQPGYSGPTCHQDLDECQMAQQGPSPCEHGGSCLNTPGSFNCLCPPGYTGSRCEADHNECLSQPCHPGSTCLDLLATFHCLCPPGLEGQFCEVETDECASAPCLNQADCHDGLNSFLCVCLPGFTGSQCEEDINECASSPCANGGQCQDQPGSFHCECLPGFEGPHCQAEVDECLSGPCPTGASCLDLPGAFSCLCPSGFTGHLCEVPLCAPSLCQPKQKCQDKAHCLCPDGSPGCAPIEDNCTCHHGHCQRSSCVCDVGWTGPACEAELGGCISMPCAHGGTCHPQPSGYNCTCPPGHTGPTCSEEVTACHSGPCLNGGSCSPSPRGYSCTCPPSHTGPHCQTSTDHCASAPCLNGGTCVNRPGTSSCLCAAGFQGPHCEERTRPSCADNPCRNRATCQDGPQGPHCLCSPGYTGGSCQTLMDLCAQKPCPHNSYCLQTGPSFQCLCLQGWTGPLCNLPLSFCQKAALSQGTAASSLCQNGGLCIDSGSSYFCHCPPGFQGSTCQDRVNPCESRPCQHGATCIAQPNGYLCQCAPGYNGQNCSKESNACQSQPCHNHGTCTPKPGGYYCICPPGFVGLRCEGDVDECLDRPCHPTGTAACHSLANAFYCQCLPGYTGQWCEVETDPCQSQPCSHGGSCETTAGPPLGFTCHCPQGFEGPTCSHRAPSCGFHHCHHGGLCLPSPKPGFPPRCACLDGYGGPDCLNPPAPHGCGPPSPCLHNGSCSEIPGLGPPGFRCSCPPSSPGPQCQRPGARGCEGRGGDGACDAGCSGPGGNWDGGDCSLGVPDPWKGCPSHSRCWLLFRDGQCHPQCDSAECLFDGYDCETPPACTPAYDQYCHDHFHNGHCEKGCNTAECGWDGGDCRPKDGGSEWGPSLALLVVLSPPALDQQLLALARVLSLTLRVGLWVRKDSDGKDMVYPYPGAQAEEELGGTPDPSHQERVTPQPQPVGKETDSLSTGFVVVMGVDLSRCGPDHPASRCPWDPGLLLRFLAAMAAVGTLEHLLPGPLLAAHPRAGTVPPTNQLPWPLLCSPVAGVILLALGALLVLQLIRRRRREHGALWLPPGFIRRPRTQPGPRRRRPPLGEDSIRLKALKPEAGVDEDGVVMCSGPEEGEEAEEMASPSKCQLWPLSSDCQELPQAAMLTPPQESEMDVPDVDTRGPDGVTPLMSAVCCGGVESRTFQGAWLGSPEPWEPLLGGGACPQAHTVGTGETPLHLAARFSRPTAARRLLEAGANPNQPDRAGRTPLHTAVAADAQEVCQLLLRSRQTAVDARTEDGTTALMLAARLAVEDLVEELIAAQADVGARDKWGKTALHWAAAVNNARAARCLLQAGADKDAQDGREQTPLFLAAREGAVEAARLLLGRGAARGLRDQAGLTPADVARQRSHWDLLALLEGAGPLEARARGVGPAPRPRPRPRAASGSSPPRAGGAVPRGRTLSAGAGPRGGHTPSAAWAARGGGASSRGRRPSRGGAAGGASPGARRLPAGMRGPRPHTGVARGRSAVSAGGGGVASADDWPCDWVTLGACGPTSNASLPIPPPCLTPSPERGSPRVAWGPPTHEVIPLNAGGEGQK; this is encoded by the exons ATGCAGCCCCCttctctgctgctgctgttgctgtgtCACTCGGTTGTCAAGACCAGAG TGCTGCCGTGTGGGGACTCCCCAGAACCCTGTGCCAATGGAGGCACCTGCCTGAGCCTATCTCAGGGACAAGGGACCTGCCA gTGTGCACCTGGCTTCCTGGGTGAGACTTGCCAGTTTCCCGACCCCTGCCAGGATGCCCAGCTCTGCCAGAATGGGGGCAGCTGCCAAGCCCTGCTTCCTGccctcccaggctcccctggcCTTCCCTCTCCCTTAGCCCCCAGCTTCTCCTGCACCTGCCCCTCTGGCTTCACTGGCCAGAGGTGCCAGGCCCTGCTCAAGGACCCCTGTTCTTCCTTCTGTTCCAAAATGGGCCGCTGCCATATCCAGGCCTCAGGCCGCCCACAGTGCTCCTGCCTGCCTGGATGGACAG GTCTCACAGGCCTAGGCTGTGAGGTGAACCCAGATGACTGTGCTGGGCACGAGTGTCAGAATGGGGGCACTTGCCAGGATGGGCTGAGCACCTACACCTGCCGCTGCCCAGAGGCCTGGACAG GTTGGGACTGCTCTGAAGATGTGGACGAATGTGAGACCCAGGGTCCCCTTCACTGCAGAAACGGGGGTACCTGCCAGAACTCGGCTGGCAGCTTCCATTGCGTGTGTGTGAGTGGCTGGGGAGGCACAGGCTGTGAAGAGAACCTGGATGACTGTGCTGCTGCCACCTGTGCCCCAGGATCCACCTGCATTGACCGCGTGGgctccttctcctgcctctgcccacctggCCGCACAG gaCTCCTGTGCCACATGGAGGACATGTGCCTGAGCCAGCCGTGCCACGGGGAAGCCCAGTGCAGCACCAACCCCCTgacaggctccacactctgcCTTTGTCAACCTGGCTACTCAGGGCCCACCTGCCACCAGGACCTGGATGAGTGTCAGATGG cccagcAAGGCCCCAGTCCCTGTGAACACGGTGGCTCTTGCCTCAACACCCCCGGCTCCTTCAACTGCCTCTGTCCCCCTGGCTACACGGGCTCCCGCTGTGAGGCTGATCACAATGAGTGcctgtcccagccctgccaccccgGCAGCACCTGCCTGGACCTACTCGCCACCTTCCACTGTCTCTGCCCACCAG GCCTAGAAGGGCAGTTCTGTGAGGTGGAGACTGACGAGTGTGCCTCTGCTCCGTGCCTGAACCAGGCTGACTGCCACGATGGGCTCAACAGCTTCCTCTGTGTCTGCCTGCCCG GATTCACAGGCTCCCAGTGTGAGGAAGACATCAATGAGTGTGCAAGCTCTCCCTGTGCCAATGGGGGTCAGTGCCAGGACCAGCCTGGATCTTTCCATTGCGAGTGTCTCCCAG GCTTTGAAGGTCCACACTGTCAGGCAGAGGTGGACGAGTGCCTGAGTGGCCCCTGCCCCACTGGAGCCAGCTGCCTGGATCTCCCCGGAGCCTTctcttgcctctgcccctctggcttCACAG gtCATCTCTGTGAGGTTCCCCTGTGTGCTCCCAGCCTGTGCCAACCCAAGCAAAAATGCCAGGACAAGGCCCACTGCCTCTGCCCTGATGGAAGCCCTGGGTGTGCCCCCATTGAGGACAACTGCACCTGCCACCATGGACATTGCCAGAG ATCCTCATGTGTGTGTGATGTGGGCTGGACAGGACCAGCATGTGAAGCAGAGCTGGGAGGCTGCATCTCCATGCCCTGTGCCCATGGGGGGACCTGCCATCCCCAGCCCTCTGGCTACAACTGCACCTGCCCCCCAGGCCACACAG GCCCTACCTGCAGCGAGGAGGTGACAGCTTGTCACTCAGGGCCCTGTCTCAACGGTGGCTCCTGTAGCCCCAGCCCTAGGGGCTATTCCTGCACCTGCCCTCCAAGCCACACTGGGCCCCACTGTCAGACCAGCACTGACCACTGTGCCTCTG CCCCGTGCCTCAATGGGGGTACCTGTGTGAACAGGCCTggcacctcctcctgcctctgtgctGCGGGCTTCCAGGGCCCCCACTGTGAGGAAAGGACCCGTCCCAGCTGCGCAGACAA CCCCTGTAGGAACAGGGCAACTTGCCAAGATGGCCCTCAGGGTCCCCACTGTCTCTGCTCCCCTGGCTACACGGGAGGCAGCTGCCAG ACTCTGATGGATTTATGTGCCCAGAAGCCCTGTCCACACAATTCCTACTGCCTCCAGACTGGGCCCTCCTTCCAGTGCCTGTGCCTCCAAGGATGGACCGGGCCTCTCTGCAACCTTCCACTGTCCTTCTGTCAGAAGGCTGCTCTGAGCCAAG GCACAGCAGCTTCTTCCCTGTGCCAGAACGGAGGCCTCTGCATTGACAGTGGCTCCTCCTATTTCTGCCACTGCCCTCCTGGATTCCAAGGCAGTACCTGCCAGGACAGGGTAAACCCATGTGAGTCCAGACCCTGCCAACATGGGGCCACCTGCATAGCCCAGCCCAATGGGTATCTCTGCCAG TGTGCCCCAGGCTACAATGGACAGAACTGCTCAAAGGAATCCAACGCTTGTCAGTCCCAGCCCTGTCACAACCATGGGACCTGCACCCCCAAACCTGGAGGCTACTATTGCATCTGCCCTCCAGGCTTTGTGGGGCTGCGCTGTGAGGGAGACGTAGATGAGTGTCTGGACCGGCCCTGCCACCCCACAGGCACTGCAGCCTGCCATTCTCTGGCCAATGCCTTCTACTGCCAGTGTCTGCCTGGATACACAG GCCAGTGGTGTGAAGTGGAGACAGACCCCTGCCAGAGCCAGCCCTGCTCCCACGGAGGGTCTTGTGAGACCACAGCAGGACCACCCCTGGGTTTCACCTGCCACTGCCCCCAG GGTTTTGAGGGCCCCACCTGCAGCCACAGAGCCCCCTCCTGTGGCTTCCATCACTGCCACCATGGTGGCCTGTGTCTGCCCTCCCCTAAACCTGGCTTCCCACCCCGCTGCGCCTGCCTCGATGGCTACGGGGGCCCTGACTGCCTGAACCCACCGGCTCCTCATGGCTGTGGCCCTCCTTCTCCATGCCTACACAATGGCAGTTGCTCAGAGATCCCTGGGCTGGGGCCCCCAGGCTTCCGATGTTCCTGCCCTCCCAGCTCTCCAGGGCCCCAGTGCCAGAGGCCCGGAGCAAGGGGATGTGAGGGCAGAGGTGGAGATGGGGCTTGTGACGCTGGCTGCAGTGGCCCTGGAGGAAACTGGGATGGGGGAGACTGCTCCCTGGGAGTCCCGGACCCCTGGAAAggctgcccctcccactcccgATGCTGGCTCCTCTTCCGGGATGGGCAGTGCCACCCGCAGTGTGACTCTGCAGAGTGTTTGTTTGATGGCTATGACTGTGAGACTCCTCCAGCCTGCAC TCCAGCCTATGACCAGTACTGCCACGATCACTTCCACAATGGACACTGCGAGAAAGGCTGCAACACTGCGGAATGTGGCTGGGATGGGGGTGACTGCAGGCCTAAAGATGGGGGTTCGGAATGGgggccctccctggccctgctggTGGTCCTGAGCCCCCCAGCCCTGGACCAGCAGCTGCTTGCCCTGGCCCGGGTGCTATCCCTGACTCTGAGAGTGGGGCTCTGGGTAAGGAAGGATAGTGATGGCAAAGACATGGTGTATCCCTATCCTGGGGCCCAGGCCGAAGAGGAGCTGGGAGGAACCCCGGACCCTTCACATCAGGAGAGAGTAACCCCTCAACCACAGCCTGTAGGCAAGGAGACAGACTCTCTCAGCACTGG GTTTGTGGTGGTGATGGGTGTGGATTTGTCCCGCTGTGGCCCTGACCACCCTGCATCCCGCTGTCCCTGGGATCCTGGGCTCCTGCTCCGCTTCCTTGCCGCAATGGCTGCGGTGGGGACCCTGGAGCACCTGCTGCCAGGACCCCTGCTGGCTGCCCATCCTCGTGCTGGCACGG TACCACCCACCAACCAGCTTCCCTGGCCTTTGCTGTGCTCACCAGTGGCCGGGGTGATTCTCCTGGCCCTTGGGGCTCTTCTCGTCCTTCAACTCATCCGGAGGCGGCGCAGAGAGCATGGGGCCCTCTGGCTGCCCCCGGGGTTCATTCGAAGGCCTCGAACGCAGCCAGGTCCCCGCAGACGCCGGCCTCCCCTGGGTGAAGACAGCATCCGCCTCAA AGCCCTGAAGCCAGAGGCAGGAGTTGATGAGGATGGAGTGGTGATGTGCTCAGGccctgaggaaggagaggag GCTGAAGAAATGGCCTCACCCTCCAAGTGCCAGCTCTGGCCTCTGAGCAGTGACTGTCAGGAGCTCCCCCAGGCAGCCATGCTGACTCCTCCCCAGGAATCAGAGATGGATGTCCCTGACGTGGACACCCGTGGACCCG ATGGGGTGACACCCCTGATGTCAGCAGTTTGCTGTGGGGGAGTGGAGTCCAGGACCTTCCAGGGGGCATGGTTGGGAAGCCCTGAGCCCTGGGAACCTCTGTTGGGTGGAGGGGCCTGTCCCCAGGCTCACACTGTGGGCACTGGGGAGACCCCCCTGCACCTGGCTGCCCGATTCTCCCGGCCAACCGCTGCCCGCCGCCTCCTTGAGGCTGGAGCCAACCCCAACCAGCCAGACAGAGCAGGGCGCACCCCTCTTCACACCGCTGTGGCTGCTGATGCTCAGGAGGTTTGCCAG CTCCTACTCCGCAGCAGACAGACTGCGGTGGATGCGCGGACAGAGGACGGGACCACAGCCCTGATGCTGGCCGCCAGGCTGGCGGTGGAGGACCTGGTTGAAGAACTGATTGCAGCGCAAGCAGATGTGGGGGCCAGAGATAAATGGG GAAAAACCGCGCTGCACTGGGCCGCCGCCGTCAACAACGCCCGGGCCGCCCGCTGCCTCCTGCAGGCCGGAGCCGACAAGGACGCCCAGGACGGCAGG GAGCAGACGCCGCTGTTCCTGGCCGCCCGAGAAGGCGCGGTGGAGGCCGCCCGGCTGCTGCTGGGGCGGGGAGCGGCCCGAGGACTGAGGGACCAGGCGGGGCTCACGCCCGCGGACGTCGCCCGTCAGCGCAGCCACTGGGACCTGCTGGCGctgctggagggggcggggccgctggaGGCGCGGGCCCGCGGggtcggccccgccccccgcccccgcccccgcccccgggccgcgTCGGGAAGCTCGCCCCCGCGCGCGGGCGGGGCTGTGCCGCGCGGCCGGACGCTGTCCGCGGGGGCGGGCCCGCGAGGGGGCCACACCCCGTCCGCCGCCTGGGCCGcccgtgggggcggggcctcctcTCGCGGCCGGCGCCCGTcgaggggaggggcggcgggcggcgcgtcTCCCGGGGCCCGTAGGCTTCCTGCAGGCATGCGCGGGCCTCGGCCCCACACCGGGGTCGCGCGAGGAAGGTCCGCGGTctcggccgggggcgggggtgtggccTCGGCTGACGACTGGCCCTGCGATTGGGTGACCCTGGGAGCCTGCGGCCCCACCTCCAACGCCTCCTTGCCGATCCCGCCTCCTTGCCTCACTCCGTCCCCAGAGCGGGGATCCCCTCGAGTTGCTTGGGGACCCCCAACCCACGAAGTAATACCTTTAAACGCGGGAGGCGAGGGTCAAAAATAG